A region of Polyangiaceae bacterium DNA encodes the following proteins:
- a CDS encoding DUF692 domain-containing protein, with translation MLGSGGVGLGFRPELAADLLRAPGVVDFVEVVAETCFVQPAARREALALTALWPVVPHGVKLSLGSAEGIDPERARALGALARELGAPLVSEHVAFVRSADREIGHLTALPHTRAALDVVVGNVARARRLLPDLPLLLENVAWSFEWPDQEMHEGDFYTEIARRTGCPLLFDVGNVYANAVNSGEDPWAFARRYPLDRVGMLHLAGGVLEHGFYFDDHAHAVPEPVFELLDQVLSEIGQVPILIERDALFPEFGELERELARCRSAQRAVGHARCEPGEPEPTGSVDEATRSQLAQMEAAVARYLTDLDEPPAEGLALFGAEPLARSRSILKRKRVDEALPLLSSLSRRKPELEALARTVVESTPRLPRLSAISDAWQIAERALAVPALADDARRDCLLFRSRFTRDDRTSLLEPRRAPFVGRETLGDGSRVWAFKGPGSRARVRTLERTRAQP, from the coding sequence ATGTTGGGGTCAGGTGGCGTCGGGCTCGGCTTTCGTCCCGAGCTCGCAGCGGACTTGCTGCGCGCGCCCGGAGTCGTGGACTTCGTCGAGGTGGTCGCCGAAACCTGCTTCGTGCAGCCCGCCGCCCGGCGCGAGGCCCTGGCGCTGACCGCGCTCTGGCCCGTGGTGCCGCACGGCGTGAAGCTCTCGCTCGGCTCCGCGGAGGGCATCGACCCGGAGCGCGCCCGGGCCTTGGGTGCCCTCGCGCGCGAGCTCGGCGCGCCGCTCGTCAGCGAGCACGTCGCCTTCGTGCGCAGCGCCGACCGCGAGATCGGGCACCTGACCGCCCTGCCCCACACGCGGGCCGCGCTAGACGTCGTGGTCGGGAACGTGGCTCGTGCCAGGAGGCTGCTCCCCGACTTGCCCTTGCTGCTCGAGAACGTGGCGTGGTCGTTCGAGTGGCCCGATCAGGAGATGCACGAAGGCGATTTCTACACGGAGATCGCCCGGCGCACGGGCTGCCCTCTGCTCTTCGACGTCGGGAACGTCTACGCCAACGCCGTCAACTCCGGCGAGGATCCCTGGGCATTCGCCCGCCGTTACCCGCTGGACCGGGTCGGGATGCTCCACCTCGCCGGAGGCGTCCTCGAGCACGGCTTCTACTTCGACGACCACGCGCACGCGGTTCCGGAGCCGGTCTTCGAGCTGCTCGACCAGGTGCTCTCGGAGATCGGGCAGGTGCCCATCCTGATCGAGCGCGACGCGCTGTTCCCGGAGTTCGGCGAGCTCGAGCGCGAGCTCGCCCGCTGCCGGAGCGCGCAGCGCGCGGTCGGGCATGCTCGCTGCGAGCCGGGCGAGCCGGAGCCCACGGGCTCGGTCGACGAAGCGACGCGCTCACAGCTGGCGCAAATGGAAGCAGCCGTCGCGCGATATCTGACCGACCTCGACGAGCCGCCGGCCGAGGGGTTGGCGCTTTTCGGCGCCGAGCCGCTCGCGCGCTCGCGCTCCATCCTGAAGCGCAAGCGCGTGGACGAGGCGCTGCCCCTGTTGAGCTCGCTCTCGCGGCGCAAGCCCGAGCTCGAGGCGCTCGCCCGCACCGTGGTCGAGAGTACGCCTCGTTTGCCGCGGCTCTCTGCGATCTCGGACGCCTGGCAGATCGCGGAGCGCGCGCTCGCGGTGCCGGCGCTCGCGGACGACGCGCGGCGCGACTGCCTGCTCTTCCGCTCGCGCTTCACCCGCGACGACAGGACCTCGCTGCTCGAGCCCCGCCGCGCCCCGTTCGTGGGACGCGAGACGCTGGGCGACGGCAGCCGAGTCTGGGCCTTCAAAGGCCCCGGCTCCCGCGCCCGCGTGCGAACCCTCGAAAGGACCCGAGCCCAACCATGA
- a CDS encoding HAMP domain-containing protein, whose translation MRRLLLEAPLPHAPFTAMRLTQKITLSITGAIVLLMAAHAWLRIEREASLFERDIRHDTRILAASVARVAAKTWRVDGEAEAVQLVQDANEREAHVGIRWVWLDAPAVSRDQAALGRDEQAALDAGRTVTIRGRPLGHAVDAIYSYSRIPGPRPAAVEVRESLDEEVAYVRQTAWRASIEAASLVLLCGALVLGFGAVFVGRPAQKLAAQARRIADGELSARSELDQRDEMGELGRELDRMAERLAAARDFADEQVRARIAAVEQLQHAERLTTVGKLAAGVAHEIGTPLNVITGHAQLITGDFPPESAAHKSAGIIAAQAQRVAAIVRQLLDFARRRAPSRAQHDLVALVRQTAGVLTALAKKQSVEIELALPDALPAQVDAVQIQQVLTNLAVNAIHAMPNGGKLTIGAERCEAEPPPGQDGARGELARISVRDQGTGIPAEALEHIFEPFFTTKDVGAGTGLGLSVAHGIVKEHQGWISVETRPGEGSCFQVYLPLEAA comes from the coding sequence GTGCGGCGGCTCTTGCTCGAGGCCCCGCTGCCCCATGCTCCCTTCACGGCGATGCGACTGACGCAGAAGATCACCCTCTCCATCACCGGCGCCATCGTGCTGCTGATGGCGGCGCACGCCTGGCTTCGCATCGAGCGCGAGGCGAGCTTGTTCGAGCGGGACATCCGCCACGACACGCGCATCTTGGCGGCGTCGGTCGCCCGCGTCGCCGCCAAGACCTGGCGGGTGGACGGAGAGGCCGAAGCCGTGCAGCTCGTGCAGGACGCCAACGAACGGGAGGCGCACGTCGGGATCCGCTGGGTGTGGCTGGACGCCCCGGCGGTCAGCCGGGACCAGGCCGCGCTCGGTCGCGACGAGCAAGCGGCCCTCGACGCCGGGCGCACGGTGACGATTCGAGGGCGACCGCTCGGTCACGCGGTGGATGCCATCTACAGCTATTCTCGGATCCCGGGGCCGCGCCCAGCGGCCGTCGAGGTTCGTGAGTCGCTGGACGAGGAGGTCGCTTACGTGCGGCAGACCGCCTGGCGTGCCTCGATCGAGGCCGCGAGCCTGGTCCTCCTTTGCGGCGCGCTGGTGTTGGGGTTCGGCGCGGTCTTCGTGGGGCGGCCGGCGCAGAAGCTCGCCGCGCAGGCGCGTCGCATCGCGGACGGCGAGCTCTCCGCTCGCTCCGAGCTCGATCAGCGCGACGAGATGGGGGAGCTCGGCCGAGAGCTCGACCGGATGGCGGAGCGCCTCGCCGCCGCGCGCGACTTCGCGGACGAGCAGGTCCGCGCGCGAATCGCGGCGGTGGAGCAGCTGCAGCACGCCGAGCGGTTGACCACGGTGGGCAAGCTGGCGGCCGGCGTCGCGCACGAGATAGGCACTCCGCTCAACGTGATCACCGGTCACGCCCAGCTCATCACCGGCGATTTTCCGCCCGAGAGCGCCGCGCACAAGAGCGCGGGCATCATCGCGGCGCAGGCCCAGCGGGTCGCCGCCATCGTCCGACAGCTCCTCGACTTCGCGCGCCGCAGGGCCCCCAGCCGGGCGCAGCACGACCTGGTCGCGCTGGTGCGGCAGACCGCAGGTGTGCTCACCGCGCTGGCCAAGAAGCAGAGCGTCGAGATCGAGCTCGCGCTGCCCGACGCGCTGCCGGCCCAGGTGGACGCCGTGCAGATCCAGCAGGTCTTGACCAACCTCGCCGTGAACGCCATCCACGCCATGCCGAACGGCGGGAAGCTCACGATCGGCGCGGAGCGCTGCGAGGCGGAACCCCCGCCGGGCCAGGACGGGGCCCGGGGAGAGCTCGCGCGGATCTCGGTGCGCGACCAAGGGACCGGGATCCCTGCGGAGGCACTCGAGCACATCTTCGAGCCCTTCTTCACGACCAAGGACGTCGGCGCGGGCACCGGCCTCGGGCTCTCGGTGGCCCACGGCATCGTGAAGGAGCACCAGGGCTGGATCAGCGTGGAGACCCGGCCCGGTGAGGGCAGCTGTTTCCAGGTATACCTGCCGCTGGAGGCAGCATGA
- a CDS encoding sigma-54-dependent Fis family transcriptional regulator, whose protein sequence is MTTARILIADDDASMCSMLSAHLTKRGFEVETFTSAQAAFDAHRSRDFDVVVTDLNMAGMDGLELCERVVQNSPQTPVVLITAFGSLETAIGAIRAGAYDFVPKPFEIETFLLAIERAARHRELQAEVTRLRSVVAGASRFDDMLGESAAMRRVFELIERVADSDTSVLVTGESGTGKELVARALHRRSARRDGPFVPVNCAAVPEALLESELFGHTRGAFTDARTARSGLFVEASGGTLFLDELGEMPLGLQPKLLRALEERVVRPIGASAEVPFDVRLVAATNTDLESAVEEGRFRADLFYRINVLQIDLPPLRRRDNDTLLLAQRFVEQCAERSGKRVTGLSAPAAQKLLAYAWPGNVRELKNAIERAVTLARYAEVVVEDLPEKIQDYRRSRSDGDEPLLPMAEVERRHVGRVLEATGGNKAEAARILGFDRTTLYRKLQRYDL, encoded by the coding sequence ATGACGACCGCGCGCATCCTGATCGCCGACGACGACGCCAGCATGTGCTCCATGTTGAGCGCTCACCTGACCAAGCGAGGATTCGAAGTGGAGACGTTCACTTCCGCGCAGGCCGCCTTCGACGCTCATCGCAGCCGAGACTTCGACGTCGTCGTCACGGATCTGAACATGGCCGGCATGGACGGGCTCGAGCTCTGCGAGCGCGTGGTCCAGAACTCTCCGCAGACGCCGGTGGTGTTGATCACGGCCTTCGGGAGCCTGGAGACCGCCATCGGGGCCATCCGGGCGGGGGCCTACGACTTCGTCCCGAAGCCCTTCGAGATCGAGACCTTCCTGCTGGCCATCGAGCGCGCCGCGCGCCACAGAGAGCTCCAAGCCGAGGTCACCCGGCTACGCAGCGTCGTCGCCGGGGCGTCGCGCTTCGACGACATGCTCGGCGAGAGCGCGGCCATGCGCCGCGTCTTCGAGCTGATCGAGCGCGTCGCGGACTCCGACACCTCGGTGCTGGTGACGGGTGAGAGCGGCACCGGCAAGGAGCTGGTCGCTCGGGCGCTGCACCGCCGGAGCGCGCGCCGGGACGGTCCCTTCGTCCCCGTCAACTGCGCGGCCGTGCCCGAAGCGTTGCTCGAGAGCGAGCTCTTCGGTCACACCCGCGGCGCCTTCACGGACGCCCGCACGGCCCGATCCGGGTTGTTCGTCGAGGCGTCGGGGGGAACGCTGTTCCTGGACGAGCTCGGCGAGATGCCGCTGGGGCTCCAGCCAAAGCTCCTGAGGGCGCTCGAGGAGCGTGTCGTGCGGCCGATCGGCGCGAGCGCCGAGGTCCCCTTCGACGTTAGGCTCGTGGCAGCGACCAACACCGACCTGGAGTCCGCCGTCGAGGAAGGACGCTTTCGCGCGGACCTCTTCTATCGGATCAACGTGCTCCAGATCGATCTCCCGCCGCTCCGCCGCCGCGACAACGACACGCTGCTCTTGGCGCAACGTTTCGTGGAGCAGTGCGCGGAGCGCAGCGGGAAGCGCGTCACGGGGCTCTCGGCGCCGGCCGCGCAGAAGCTCCTGGCGTACGCCTGGCCCGGGAACGTCCGGGAGCTGAAGAACGCCATCGAGCGCGCGGTGACGCTGGCTAGGTACGCCGAGGTCGTGGTCGAGGACCTGCCGGAGAAGATTCAGGACTACCGGCGTTCCCGTAGCGATGGCGACGAGCCCCTGCTTCCCATGGCGGAGGTGGAGCGCCGCCATGTCGGGCGCGTGCTCGAGGCGACGGGGGGTAACAAGGCCGAGGCGGCGCGGATCCTGGGCTTCGACCGCACCACGCTCTACCGCAAGCTCCAGCGCTACGACCTGTAG
- a CDS encoding response regulator, protein MTKKPTPGRGTPLFELHVAESRPRVLLAEDDDEMRALLVAGLRSDGFDVIEAKDGAELLERLGDLFSEAGGDEGVDLVISDIKMPFFDGLSVLAGLRRNSVKTPVILITAFGDQETHDKARSLGASAVFDKPFDLNDLRTSALHFARVRAA, encoded by the coding sequence ATGACCAAGAAACCCACCCCTGGCCGCGGCACACCCTTGTTCGAGCTGCACGTGGCGGAGTCCCGGCCGCGCGTCCTCTTGGCCGAGGACGACGACGAGATGAGAGCGCTGCTCGTCGCCGGTCTCCGGAGCGACGGCTTCGATGTAATCGAAGCCAAGGACGGCGCCGAGCTCCTCGAGCGTCTCGGAGACCTGTTCAGCGAGGCCGGCGGGGACGAGGGCGTGGACCTCGTGATCTCGGACATCAAGATGCCGTTCTTCGACGGGCTCAGCGTGCTGGCGGGGCTCCGTAGGAACAGCGTCAAGACTCCAGTGATCCTGATCACCGCGTTTGGTGACCAAGAAACGCACGACAAGGCTCGCTCGCTCGGGGCCAGCGCCGTGTTCGACAAGCCCTTCGACCTGAACGACCTCCGGACCTCGGCCTTGCACTTCGCTCGGGTGCGCGCCGCGTGA
- the nhaA gene encoding Na+/H+ antiporter NhaA, translating into MKEGAEIRSVLPARPIEKLVGPIERFLHVQSASGLVLMACTVVALVLANSRFAPAVQAFWDQRLVVSVGSIGLDYPLWYWVNDGLMTLFFFVIGLEIKREMVAGELSEAKNLVLPVAAAIGGALVPVLVFLLFLRGGPGARAWAVPMATDIAFVVGCLSLLGDRVPRGLKVFVLSLAIVDDILAVLVIAAFYSSGLKLLALVGAGVGLGVVVALNRLGVRAISVYVFVGAISWLFMLKSGIHPTVAGVALGLLTPASAWTPDGSLQRVLSAAADAVEAESDAARKQTLQTARFAVREAVSPLDRLEAGLHGWVAFLIMPVFALANAGVAFRAETLASPLALAVAAGLVLGKPIGIVAGTLLVVKAGWSSLPEGTSARALVAAGALAGIGFTMSLFVASLGLEGQLLQEVKGGVLVGSAVSMAVGLGLLYLFLPKAPASSA; encoded by the coding sequence ATGAAGGAAGGGGCAGAAATCAGGAGCGTCCTGCCGGCCCGGCCGATCGAGAAGCTCGTCGGACCCATCGAGCGCTTCCTGCACGTGCAATCGGCGAGCGGGCTGGTGCTGATGGCGTGCACCGTCGTGGCACTCGTGCTGGCAAACTCGCGCTTCGCCCCAGCGGTCCAGGCGTTCTGGGACCAGCGACTGGTCGTCTCCGTCGGCAGCATCGGGCTCGATTACCCGCTCTGGTACTGGGTCAACGACGGCCTGATGACGCTGTTCTTCTTCGTCATCGGGCTGGAGATCAAGCGAGAGATGGTGGCGGGAGAGCTCAGCGAGGCGAAGAACCTCGTGCTCCCGGTCGCCGCCGCCATCGGCGGGGCGCTCGTGCCGGTGCTGGTCTTCCTCTTGTTCCTCCGCGGCGGTCCGGGTGCCCGGGCCTGGGCCGTACCCATGGCCACCGACATCGCCTTCGTCGTGGGGTGCCTGTCGCTCCTCGGTGATCGCGTGCCGCGCGGCCTCAAGGTCTTCGTGCTCTCGCTGGCCATCGTGGACGACATCCTGGCGGTCCTCGTCATCGCGGCGTTCTACTCGTCCGGCCTGAAGCTCCTCGCGCTCGTCGGCGCGGGAGTCGGGCTCGGCGTGGTCGTCGCGCTGAACCGCCTGGGTGTCCGCGCGATCTCGGTCTACGTGTTCGTCGGCGCCATCTCCTGGCTGTTCATGTTGAAGTCCGGCATCCACCCGACGGTCGCCGGCGTGGCGCTCGGCCTCCTCACTCCGGCCTCCGCGTGGACCCCGGATGGCTCGCTTCAGCGAGTGCTGTCGGCGGCGGCGGACGCCGTCGAGGCCGAGAGCGACGCGGCCCGCAAGCAGACGCTCCAGACCGCGCGCTTCGCGGTGCGCGAGGCGGTGTCGCCCCTCGACCGCCTCGAGGCGGGGCTCCACGGGTGGGTGGCCTTCTTGATCATGCCCGTGTTCGCCCTCGCCAACGCCGGCGTCGCCTTCCGGGCCGAGACCTTGGCCTCGCCGCTCGCGCTGGCGGTGGCAGCGGGGCTCGTGCTGGGGAAGCCGATCGGGATCGTGGCCGGCACGCTCCTGGTCGTGAAGGCCGGCTGGTCCAGTCTCCCCGAGGGCACCAGCGCTCGCGCGCTGGTCGCTGCCGGCGCGCTCGCCGGGATCGGCTTCACCATGTCGTTGTTCGTCGCGTCGCTCGGCCTCGAAGGGCAGCTGCTCCAGGAGGTGAAGGGCGGCGTGTTGGTCGGCTCCGCGGTGAGCATGGCCGTCGGCCTGGGTTTGCTCTACCTGTTCCTGCCCAAGGCTCCGGCGAGCTCGGCCTGA
- a CDS encoding HAD-IC family P-type ATPase has protein sequence MPGINAVSAEPRGETEHRHWHALHDEEALAAADADAVVGLSEAEARRRLAHFGPNALPEPKQRSVLAVFVDQFKSPLIYLLFVAAGVAFLLGHTSDSAVILAVVLLNALVGSFQEGRAERSLQALRKLATHEARVVRDGRETKTDVRSVVPGDIVVLEAGDAVPADARLLDGTALQIAEAALTGESVPVTKALQPLAPDTPLADRRNMAYAGTHVTAGRARAVVVATGLATEIGHIATLAEGAEELETPLERRIAQFGRYIMLAAAGIFVLILAVGLLRGLSFAQIVMVGISQVVSMIPEGLPVAVTVALAVGVQRMARRRAVVRRLAAIETLGSTTVICSDKTGTLTRNEMTVTRLCFPDGREVAVTGVGYEPEGQLLDGERELELAAEPELRALVEAVALCNDAELIGPEDSEPRWKPLGDPTEVALIVLALKAGVIPSQLRERLPRRAEIPFDSAAKLMATQHDTPEGPRVFIKGAPEAVLELCRSAEGGGELGDEERLAFHRAVDDMAARALRVLAVAVAEGTVDGRLGFAGFRGRCTLLGLVGQIDPPRLEVKQAVAQCRAAGIRPVMVTGDHKVTGHAIALELGIAREGDIAVDGRELEAMSDAELGRRIDSVSVFARVHPAQKLRIVSAYQSRGAVVAMTGDGVNDAPALVKADAGVAMGLSGTEVAKEAAKVVIGDDNFATIVSAVEEGRVVYRNIKKLILYLFSTSMAEVLLLLAALVLGYPPPLAAVQILWINLVTDGVLTATLIMDPAEGDEMNQPPISPTEPLLTRALLSRMAFMVPAIAISTLGWFAYRLSNGVPFAVAQTETFTVLAVCQWFNVLSCRSEKRSALGSSLLKNPWLIGGLVLGNLLHASVIYFRPLGDVFHTVTISIWQAFAIGAVASLVLWVEELRKLVVRRRDARLA, from the coding sequence ATGCCAGGGATCAATGCCGTGAGCGCAGAGCCCAGAGGCGAGACCGAGCACCGCCATTGGCACGCGCTGCACGATGAAGAAGCCCTGGCAGCCGCGGACGCGGACGCCGTCGTCGGCCTGAGCGAAGCGGAGGCCCGTCGCCGGCTCGCTCACTTCGGCCCGAACGCCTTGCCGGAGCCGAAGCAGCGCTCCGTGCTCGCCGTGTTCGTCGATCAGTTCAAGAGCCCGCTCATCTACCTGCTCTTCGTGGCGGCCGGCGTCGCGTTCCTGCTGGGCCACACCAGCGATTCGGCCGTCATCCTGGCCGTGGTCCTGCTCAACGCGCTCGTCGGCTCGTTTCAGGAAGGTCGGGCGGAGCGCTCCCTCCAGGCCCTGCGGAAGCTCGCGACGCACGAGGCGCGGGTCGTGCGCGACGGCCGAGAGACCAAGACCGACGTCCGGAGCGTGGTCCCGGGCGACATCGTGGTGCTCGAGGCGGGCGACGCCGTCCCGGCCGACGCCAGGCTGCTCGACGGGACGGCCCTGCAGATCGCCGAGGCCGCGCTGACCGGCGAGTCGGTGCCGGTGACCAAGGCGCTCCAGCCGCTGGCTCCCGACACGCCGCTCGCCGATCGGCGAAACATGGCCTACGCCGGGACTCACGTCACCGCCGGCCGTGCGCGGGCAGTGGTCGTCGCTACGGGCCTGGCCACCGAGATCGGACACATCGCGACGCTGGCCGAGGGCGCCGAGGAGCTCGAGACGCCGCTCGAGCGCCGCATCGCGCAGTTCGGGCGCTACATCATGTTGGCGGCTGCCGGGATCTTCGTGTTGATCCTCGCCGTCGGCCTCCTGCGCGGCTTGTCCTTCGCTCAGATCGTGATGGTGGGCATCAGTCAAGTCGTGTCGATGATCCCCGAGGGCTTGCCGGTGGCCGTCACCGTCGCGCTCGCGGTGGGCGTCCAGCGCATGGCGCGCCGCCGCGCCGTAGTCAGACGCCTGGCCGCCATCGAGACGCTGGGCTCGACGACGGTCATCTGTAGCGACAAGACCGGCACGCTGACCCGCAACGAGATGACCGTCACCCGCCTCTGCTTCCCGGACGGGCGGGAGGTCGCGGTCACGGGCGTCGGCTACGAGCCCGAAGGCCAGCTCTTGGACGGCGAGCGTGAGCTCGAGCTCGCGGCCGAGCCCGAGCTCCGGGCCCTCGTCGAGGCAGTGGCCCTGTGCAACGACGCGGAGCTCATCGGTCCCGAGGACTCCGAGCCACGCTGGAAGCCGCTCGGTGATCCCACGGAGGTCGCGCTGATCGTGCTGGCGCTCAAGGCCGGGGTCATCCCGAGCCAGCTCCGAGAGCGGCTCCCTCGGCGCGCGGAGATCCCGTTCGACTCCGCCGCCAAGTTGATGGCCACCCAACACGACACCCCCGAGGGGCCGCGGGTCTTCATCAAGGGAGCCCCCGAGGCAGTGCTGGAGCTGTGCCGCTCCGCAGAGGGCGGGGGCGAGCTCGGCGACGAGGAACGCCTGGCGTTCCACCGCGCGGTGGACGACATGGCCGCCCGCGCGCTGCGCGTGCTCGCGGTCGCCGTCGCCGAGGGCACGGTGGACGGGCGCCTCGGGTTCGCCGGGTTCCGGGGCCGCTGCACGCTCTTGGGACTGGTCGGGCAAATCGACCCGCCACGCCTCGAGGTCAAGCAGGCGGTGGCGCAGTGTCGAGCGGCGGGCATCCGCCCGGTCATGGTGACCGGAGACCACAAGGTCACGGGCCACGCCATCGCGCTGGAGCTCGGCATCGCACGGGAAGGGGACATCGCCGTCGACGGACGCGAGCTCGAGGCGATGTCGGATGCCGAGCTCGGGCGTCGGATCGACAGCGTCTCGGTCTTCGCCCGAGTGCACCCCGCGCAGAAGCTCCGCATCGTCTCGGCCTACCAGAGCCGCGGCGCCGTCGTCGCGATGACCGGCGACGGCGTGAACGACGCCCCGGCGCTGGTCAAAGCAGACGCGGGCGTGGCCATGGGGCTCTCCGGCACCGAGGTGGCCAAGGAGGCGGCCAAGGTGGTGATCGGCGACGACAACTTCGCCACCATCGTCTCGGCGGTGGAGGAAGGGCGCGTCGTCTACCGCAACATCAAGAAGCTGATCCTCTATCTCTTCTCGACGTCCATGGCGGAGGTGCTGCTCCTGCTCGCAGCGCTCGTGCTCGGGTACCCACCGCCGCTCGCCGCGGTGCAGATCTTGTGGATCAACCTGGTCACCGACGGCGTGCTCACTGCCACGCTGATCATGGATCCTGCCGAGGGCGACGAGATGAATCAGCCGCCCATCAGCCCGACCGAGCCGCTGCTCACCCGAGCGCTGCTCTCCCGGATGGCGTTCATGGTGCCCGCAATCGCCATCTCGACCCTGGGCTGGTTCGCCTACCGCCTGTCGAACGGCGTGCCTTTTGCGGTGGCCCAGACCGAGACGTTCACGGTCCTCGCCGTTTGCCAGTGGTTCAACGTGCTGAGCTGCCGCTCGGAGAAGCGCTCGGCGCTCGGGTCCAGTCTGCTGAAGAACCCCTGGTTGATCGGCGGCCTCGTGCTCGGAAACCTGCTGCACGCGAGCGTGATCTATTTCCGTCCGCTCGGCGACGTCTTCCACACAGTGACAATCAGCATCTGGCAAGCGTTCGCGATCGGCGCCGTGGCGAGCCTGGTGCTCTGGGTCGAGGAGCTCCGGAAGCTCGTCGTGCGCAGGCGCGACGCGCGGCTGGCGTGA
- a CDS encoding universal stress protein, with product MRETKAARPLSRVLVPVDFSKNAEHALRRALLMPLAPRATLSVLHVIPPGLPAKLRARAWSDADRALTELVARVSARHAEQHVTLTPELLTGEPFVEIIRRARQLRAELIVLGRRGARSIRGMVLGTTAERIVRKGDVPVLVVSSKPIQRYRRPLIATDLEDAAPRTFDLALRVLGSEVPTVHVVHAYHVPFEGLVTPTLTIREVSGYRRSFHAKAKAGLESMLAERQGTGQRWSGEVAAGDARGVILAAAARRRADLIALGTHGRSGLARALVGSVAEYVIHAARCDVLVSRPVRFSFALP from the coding sequence ATGCGAGAGACGAAGGCCGCCCGTCCTTTGAGCAGGGTGCTCGTGCCCGTGGACTTCTCCAAGAACGCGGAGCACGCGCTCCGCCGAGCGCTGCTCATGCCGCTCGCCCCGCGCGCAACGCTGTCCGTCTTGCACGTGATCCCGCCAGGCCTGCCGGCGAAGCTCCGCGCGCGAGCCTGGAGCGACGCCGATCGCGCGCTCACCGAGCTCGTGGCGCGGGTGAGCGCGAGACATGCGGAGCAGCACGTCACTTTGACCCCGGAGCTCTTGACCGGCGAGCCCTTCGTCGAAATCATCCGCCGCGCTCGGCAGTTGCGCGCGGAGCTCATCGTGCTGGGGCGACGTGGTGCCCGATCGATACGCGGCATGGTCCTCGGGACGACGGCCGAACGCATCGTCCGCAAGGGGGATGTCCCGGTGCTCGTGGTGAGCTCGAAGCCCATCCAGCGCTATCGAAGGCCGCTGATCGCGACGGATCTCGAGGACGCCGCGCCGCGGACCTTCGACCTCGCGCTCCGGGTGTTGGGGTCAGAGGTGCCGACTGTCCACGTCGTGCACGCCTACCACGTGCCCTTCGAGGGGCTAGTGACGCCGACCTTGACGATCCGGGAGGTGAGCGGGTACCGGCGGTCGTTCCACGCCAAGGCCAAGGCCGGGCTCGAGTCGATGCTGGCAGAGCGCCAGGGCACCGGACAGCGCTGGAGCGGTGAGGTCGCCGCGGGCGACGCCCGCGGCGTCATCCTCGCTGCGGCCGCGCGCCGGCGCGCGGATCTGATCGCGCTGGGCACGCACGGCCGGAGCGGGCTGGCGCGTGCGCTGGTAGGCAGCGTCGCAGAGTATGTGATCCACGCTGCGCGCTGCGACGTGCTGGTCTCGCGCCCGGTACGCTTCTCCTTCGCGCTGCCTTGA